The Oleiphilus messinensis DNA segment GCTTTTACCAGTGTACTGATCAATACCACAAAGGAAACTGCGACGTACGCAGCGGGAAATGCAATGGTAGTAGGGCGTTGCATCGAGAGAAATTTGTGCTTTCCTTGGTTTTGGCATGTCTTCAGATCCTTTGAAGAGTGACAGTTCTGTTTGAATATACAGTGATTTTAGAGTGGGGTCCTGTTAAATTTTGCAAGTGCCTGGGAAAACCATTTTCCGCGCAGAGATCGCTAGGCGTTTTGGTCTGAACGATAACTCCAACACCGGTTAAAAGTTTCTTAACCCGATTGCTCTATTCTGATTTACTGAGTCACTTTAGATTCATTATTCGCTTGGTTGAGGTCATTTGATTTCTACCTTTTGTTCAGCCGTATATCCTCTGGGAAAACCTCAATTAATATTTTAGCACATAGACTATACTGATCTTTTTAGCAGAAATGAAACGCAAATTTTTCTTTCTTTATTACGTGTAGAAACGGCCGATTGCGTGGCAGAAGTGAATTTTTGGATTAGTAAATTAGGGGATATCTATGAATGGAATGTGCTTGAGGGACTATTGGAGCAATCCTTTGAAGATGATGTGTGTAGTCGTTTTGTTTGTCTGTGTAATCATTACACAGAAGTTGTGGGCAAATGACTGCGAGTCCAGGCAGTACACAGAGTCAGAGCGTAAGGTCGCAGATGCCTATATTGCCTATTATGGTCGCCCTGCTGATTTTGAGGGATTAAAGTATTGGTCTGAGATATTGGAGCAAGAAGGTGGTGATATTAGTCGCATCATTCAAGCTTTCGGTAATTCTGAAGAGTTTGATGCGGCATTTGGAGATTTATCGAATGAAGAATTGATTAAGAATTTATTTAGACAAATGTTTGGCCGTGACCCGGATGACGCTGGGTTAGCATTCTATCTGGAAGAGCTTGAGAGCGGGCGAAGAACTCTCCAAAGTATAACTCTTGATGTACTAAATGGTGCGCAAAACAAAGACCTGCAGGTAGTGGAAAATCGTTTTGAGCTAGCATCGTTTTATACGAACTTGGTAGAACAACATGCTGAAATAGAATACTCAAGTCAGATAACGGATAATCTGCTGGATACTGTTACTTATTCGAAACACCATCAATTAACATGTTTGGCTTTATATATGTACTACGGATTAATACCTTCTGAACCGTATATCGCGCTATTGGATCTGGAGCCAGATAACAATTTTTATATTACCGCTCCTGAGATATCTCCTGCCATCGTATATTCCGGGATAGTTGGAACGATTACCTACCCCAATGATAATGAAGACTATTTACTATTAAATACTAAAGATTCAGAAGAGCCAATACCTGTATTATTTCGGCTAGATACTGTGACCTCTCAAACTGTTGGTGATCTAGATCTTGAAGTTCTAGATGAGTCATTGAATCAGGTCGGCTTGTCGCAAAACAAGAATACCTCACTAGGTGCCGAGCAAATATCAATTGATTTGCTCCCAAACTCAGTCTATTACGTCCGAGTATATCAGTTTGGAAACATAGATGGCCGACCTTCAATAAGGTACGATTTGACAATTATACTACAAGAATAATTAGGTCTAGATATTGGGTAGAGTAACACTTTCGGATGAAATACTGATAAAGTTTGCACCGCACTCGTTATCCGTTCGTACTGAGGCAGAGTTGGAAAGCAGGTTGGCAGTGGCCACGATATGGGCAGAATGTCTGTCGTTATTAGCCGACAGACTGCTCTCCCTATATGATCTTTGGGGCTGATATAGCCAAGCAATAAGCCCTCTTATTTGAGGATTTCGACAAAAAATGTCGACGAATTGTCCGGAATCCGTCCGATAAATTGATTCGAATGACATGTCATGCGAAAGCAAAGCCGGAATTTGTGACGACGCAAAGTTCGGAACTTCCTTCCTCAATACTCTTATAAATATCTTTAAGTCAATTAGTTATAGCTCATCTTAGACGATTTGCTCATTTCTTGAAAATGTAAAGTCGACGACATGCTCGGAAAACATTTTATGATATTCTATCTTATTGAAAGTATTGGATAAAACATCTTTGGATACTCAAATGTCGAAGAAAAAGCTGGAAAAATAGGCATTTCGAATAACAGCTAATTTCATAACTTTATGATTTAAAAGGAGTGAAATTGAAATAGATTAAAAAGTGAGCAAAAATTGCTTGGCTAGAAAAAGAAGCGCATACTGAAATTGTCGTTGTTACACAGCCTCTGGCTGGAGGCAATGCAATGAGCTTACATACTCATGACCTTTATTCACCGTTTGTTTCCTCTAAACTTTAGGATAGAGAGAAAGAAACAACGTATTCGAGAGCGGATCAAATATTGTTGGGGCTCAAATAACGATAACCTGACCTGCACTCTACTGAGTAGCTAAATTAGATAGCTCTTACTTCATTTAATAGCTCAGGATGACGATCTAAAACTTTCAGCAGTTTAATCAATGACAGAGGAGGTTTCGTTTTGCCAGTCTCATACCGAGAGAAAGCATTTACTCCTCCTCCAAATATTTCCGCTGCTTGTTTTTGATCTAAGTGCAGTTTTTTTCTGACCTCAGAAATATAAGACGGATCAATAATAGATGCGTTAACTTGTTGATTAAAGTGTCTTATTTGGTCTCCATACATTTTCGCTTCATCTCGATCAAGAATAAACTCAGAGCACGCAGGGCAAAACTCCCCAGTTATACTGGGTATAGTCGTTGTCTCGCCTTTGTAACTGTAATTTATATCACGCGTGTCGTGTATTAAATCAGCGGCACCACAAACAGGACATTTCATTTCTTATAACTCCTTAAACGAAATTACCAAGACATCTTCAACAACTGTTAGCTTTAGATAAATATCAGCAGAGCTTGTATTTGGTCGATAAACATCTTGCCAAATATTATGATCAGCGTAAGTAGTCATACTTTTATAAAAGTCCGACGACTTTAAATTCATGATGGTACGCTCAATATCATCCTGGTCTAAACCTAAAAGAGTAGCGCCCTCAATAGCAGATCTTGTGACTCTTAGCTTTCCTTGTTCTACTAGCCCTTTAACAATTGCCAACTTGCAATGAGGGGTTCGCTTTTCCATTCCTGAGTTAACCTAATTGGTTATTTTTGAAAAGTATATGATTAATGTAATGGATATGCAATTTAATAAGTTAAAATGCGGATAATTGGTAATTTCAGGCTCAACAGAGGCTAAATATGAAACGTCAACAGGCCCTAGCCTGAGGAAAGCCCATTTTGTCGTTAGAAAATTAATAATAGGATGTCTCTTATGGGCTTTCCATGCCAAGTATCTTAAATAATCACTAGGTCTGCTTCACCAGAATTGCGGGCTACGCCAGTTCTGGCAAACCTGTTTTTGTCAAAAGATCTTCTTGCGTGAGCCCCTGCCATTGACTGGCTAACAAGGTTGCTGCCTCTCCGATTTTGAACCTGAATGAAGGAAAACAACAATGAATGTACATCCGCCGTTACCACTCATTGATGAAATTCTCGAACCATGGCGAACGGTATTGGGGGACGACTTTCAGAGCTATCGGAATCACTGTATCCGTATGGCACTGTTTTGCTTCGCGTTGAAGGCAAACTGTACGCCTGAAGAAAAAAAGAAAATCCAGATTGCCGCAGCATTCCATGATATTGGTATCTGGATTGAAAATACTCTCGACTATATCCCGCCTTCTGTTTCGCCGGCAATGGCGTATTTAACAGAGCATAAACTCGAGCCTTGGTCAGAGGAAATCACCCTGATGATCACGGAACATCATAAACTGACCCCTTATCAAAACGGGGCGTTTCCGTTGGTTGAGGTTTTCAGACAAGGTGACTTGGTGGATTTTTCACTGGGTTGGGTGCGAAACGGGCTGAAAAAGTCTGAAGTAAACAGCATTAGATCCAGCCTGCCAAATGCGGGCTTTCATACCATGTTATTCAAACGTGGATTTCAATGGTTTAAAAATCACCCCTTTAACCCTGCGCCGATGATGAAGTGGTAAGCCTCCAATTCTTCCGAAAAGCCTCTTATCGCCTACTCGGTAATGATTCCCGGTATTCCGAGGGGGTTTGAGAAAATTCTTTTTTAAAGTTTCGACAAAATACTGTGGCAGAGCCGAATCCTGATTGCTCGGCAATTTGCTGGATTTGCAGGTCTGTAGATTGAAGCAGGCTTCGGGCGATGTTGAGCCGTTGTTTCATCAAGTATTGGATGGGATTATGGCCCGTGGCACTGACGAAGCGCCTTGACAGGGTTCGGGCGGTGACATTGAGTTGTTTGGCCAGTGTATCCAGCGAAATTTCCGCTGAATAGTTCAGCCGGATGGCATCTCGCGCGGCATCCACCAGCGTATCATTGCAGCTGGGCTCCAGAAAGCGGGGCAGTGGTGCATCCTTCGCGCGGATAGTGAAGTAATGAGACGCAAACTCTGCGGCCCGATCACCCAGGAACCGCTGGATTAACAATATGGCGACATCGAACGTTGCGGGTGTGCTGGACGTGGTGATGACCCTGTCGGCTTCGACCATTTGCAATTGCGGTGTGACCTTCACGTTCGGGTAGCGTTGTTTGAACATATTTACTGAGGCCCAGTGTATGGTTGCCTCTCGTCCATCGAGTAGGCCCGCTTCTGCCAGATAAAATACCCCGGTCACCAAGCCTGCGATGATGCTGCCGTTTTCGTGTTGGTCACGGAGCCAATCCAGTGCTGCTCTGGATTCCTTCAAATTCACACCTGACAATTCCCATACTGAGGGCACGACGACCGCATCAAACTGGATATCACGGACGGCTGGATCGGCAAAGCATCGGGTATCCACTTTGAATCCGGAAAAGCCACTGATGTTTTTCCGGGTAGTTCTTAACAGACTGATCTCAAAACGGTTGAAATTGACCTGTCGGGTGGTTCGTGCGCTCAAGGCCATGCCGTGGAAGACCTCTACCGCACTGGTCACCGTACTGCTCCAATATTGATCTGGAATCAAGTAGGCGATTTTGATTGATGATTGGTTCTTGTCCATAAATTAAGGGCTTTGGTGGGTTTTTAATTCGGGCACTGTGTTGATCCGGCGTTTTCTGTTTGGGATCGAATTGTCGGCTTGCAAGTCGTTTTGTCTATAATAGTTGATTAAGTGTCAATTTACGTTATTTTGGGTTGATCAAATCTTGTTAAAGTAAATTATACCTGCGGAGGTGGCTAAGCAAGAGACCTTTTCAATAACAAGAGGATTGATGAATGGACCGACAAACTGAAATTCGATTAATTAAAGATGTGTTGGCGTTGAAGGCAAAAGGTGAAACCCAATACCATGCGTCTACTCAAACTCATTCGACTGAGCGGTACGTATCGGATGTTTGGTTTAAACAAGAACTGGACAACATTTTTCTCGGGCGGCCAATGGCTATCGGTGTCGCCAGTGAAGTGCCAAATGTGGGTGACTACATTGCACTGGACTGGATTAAGGGCATGTCATTGCTCATGGTGCGGGATCAGCACAATCATATCCGTGTCTTTGCCAACGCCTGTCGCCATCGTAATGCCCGCCTGGTGGAGCATGGCAAGGGAGGGTGCAAGAAGAAATTCAGTTGTCCTTATCATGCCTGGACCTATAGCACTGAAGGTGAATTGGTCGGGGCACCAGATTTTGAGCGGGGATTCAGCGACCTGGACAAGAAAGCGTTGGGACTCATCGAATTTAACAGCCGCGTGGTACAGGGCATTGTATTTGTTCATCTTGATCTCGACCAGCAATTGCCGGAGACCTTGCTCGCTGATGAAATGAAATCCGGCTTTGATTTTCTGGATATTGAAAAGCAACGGGTCTACAAGCGCCGCAGTTATGTTTTGAAGGCGAACTGGAAAATCCTGACCGAAGGTGGCATCGAGGCCTACCATTTTAATGTCGCGCACCGGAATACCCTTGCCCCTTTTTTCCTGGGAAACCTGTCTACATGGGAAACCTGGGGCGGCATGGATATGCGTATGATACTCCCCAAAAAAACAATGCTTGAAGCTAGCAGTTTGCCCGAAGATAAATGGGACATGCGTAAAATGGCCAATATTATTTACACGCTGTCTCCGTCGTTGCTGTTTCTGGCTCAACCCGACAACATTTCGCTGATCAGGATGGTACCGTTAAGCCCAGGCGAGACGCGGATCGAAGAGGTGCTTTTGGTTGATGCCCCCAAGAATGGCTCAAACGCATGGTCAGAAGAAGAACTCAAACGCCATGAAACCAATCATAATCTGGTCTATAAAATCTTGAGTGAAGATTGGCTGCTGGGAGAAGCAATCCAGGCCAATATGGAGAGTGGCGTTGTGAAGGAAGTGCACTTTGGCCGTTTCGAGTCGGCATTAACTTGGTTTCATACTGAATACGAGAAGGCATTGGGGCTGGATAACCGTATGATCGCTCGAGCAGTATAGAGCCGCAGGCCAATGTCAAAAAAATTTCCCTAATTCGTCATACAAGCTAAAGTGAAGAGTATTGTCGATAGCGTTGTCGGTACCTGGTGCTGATTACGATCAGTTTTGTTCATAACACCGATATACAGGTCGCGCTCCCCGTGAATATCTCCAACAAATTAGGGATAGCCTTTGTATCAAGTATCTTTCTCGTCGGCTTCACTGCCTACTATGGCATGCTGGAAGTTGAAGAAAACTTCAATGATGTCATCAAGTCTGAAACGCTCAAGGTTGAGTCTGCTCTTGAAATGGAGATTAATCTGAACGAGGCAGGCTCATCATTGTTTGTGTATCTTACGGACCCAAACCCTGTTCTGCTGGATCGATTTAGCCGGGATATTTCGGAATTACACCATTATTTCAACCAGATACAACAGGAAGCTCGTCTCGCCGGGGAAGGGCTTGAGACACTTGAAGTCGTCCGGGTAAAAATTACAAAGTTTGAGTCCTCAGCAGAAAATCTGATATCGGTTGTTGATCGACAGAATTTGCTGATTCTTGAGCGTAGGTCGTTATTGGATGAAGACATTGAACCGTTGCTGGATAACGAACTTCAGCCGAGTATCAATGAAAATGAGCCTGATTTCATTGATAAATTACGTGCCTTTATGGAGTTGGAGATTAACATTCATGAATTAATCTCTGCTGTCCGTGGCTATCTGTTGCGTCATGATGCCTATTTGAAAGACCGGATAGCAGACAGTATTTCGGACTTCGAATACTGGCACAGTACTTTGGAACATCTTGAGCTCACTCCGTTGCAACATGAAAAGTTCAATAAGTTGCTGGTTTACTTTGCAGATATAAAATCCATGAGTATCCAGATTCTGGATATGGAGGACCGGAAGGCCGCTATCGTTCTGGATATGGAACAGCTCATGGCTGAACTGGATGTTCTGTTTGATACCAAGATTCAAAGGCGGGCCGAGAATGAGATTGTTGAAGCCCGCGCCCAAACGCTTTCTATCATTACCCTGATAGAGTGGGTGATTATTGGAACGGTGTTGCTGGGGTTGATTATGACCTACCTGATTATATCCCCGATTACGCGCAATATTCGCGAATTAAGCCGTGGCATTGTCGATATGCGAAGTGGCAACGCGGCAGCAGTGCATATTGACTCCAAAGATGAATTTGGCCAGCTGGCTAATGCGTTTAACGAAATGTCAGGTGCAATTCAGGAGAAAACAAAATCCCTAGAGGCGATTAATACCGAGCTTGAAAATCAAATTGCCATGCGTAGAGAGGCCGTCAGCGATAAAGATAAAGCAGATGCGGCGAACGAGGCCAAGTCAGTCTTTCTGACTTCGATGAGTCATGAGATCCGAACACCTCTGAATGCCGTGATTGGTCTTACGGAACTGACGTTGAGAAGCGATTTATCGGAGCGTCAGCGAGAGCAACTGAAGCGGGTTGTTTCTTCTGGCAAGAATTTGTTGGGCTTGATCAACCATATTCTTGATTATTCCAAAATTGAAGCCGGCGATTTACGGCTCGAATCTGTTGATTTTGGTTTGGATGAAGTGTTGTCCAGCATGGCAGATATTGTCTATCTCAAAGCGGAAGAAAATGGCTCGGAAGTGATTATTAATGTGAAGGAGGATGTCCCAACTCGTTTGATTGGTGACCCGCTTCGAATTGGCCAGATTCTGATAAATCTGGCGGGTAATGCCGCTAAGTTTACGGAAAACGGGAACATCATTATCACGGTGGAAAAGTAAAGTGGGAAACATGAAATCCTCGATATGATTCGTATCTGTGTATCCGATACCGGGATTGGCATGTCTGATCAGGAGCAAAAGAAACTCTTTAATGCTTTTGTCCAGGCGAGCGACAGCACATCGCGTAAGTATGGGGGAACCGGGCTGGGTTTGACGATATCCAAACGGCTGGTTGAAGCGATGGGCGGGCAGATATCCGTGGAATCTACAGAAGGGATTGGCAGCACCTTCAGTTTTACGTTTCCGCTGGTTGAAACCGAGGAGCGGGAAAGTGCGATGTTTCTGAACCAGCTTGAGCATGGACAATATCCTATTGTCATTATCGATGATAACCAGGCCGTGCTCGATACCCTGGAGCGTACGTTGACCCGAATCGGGTTTCCTGTGAGGTGCATCGCCTCCAGCGTGGAATCTGTTGTGCAGATCGTTGACTATATTTCCAGTGGCCAGTTACCCAAAATTATTCTCGTAGATTTGATTATGCCGGAGATGGATGGCCTGGAAACCATTCAGCGCTTTGCCACGCTGACAGAAGGGCAAAAACCGGAGATTATCCTGATGGCCGCCCATCAGGATGTTGATCACTTTCAAAATGGCATCAAAGTATACGGCATTGAGCATATTCTCCATAAACCCGTTAACACTGCACATTTACTGGATACTCTGGTCGACATTTTCAAAGGCAACAAAACGAAAAAAAGCCAGAAAGTGGGTTCAATCGATGTTGCCCAAACTGTGCGAGCGGTTCGGGAGGGGCTGAAGTTGTTGCTTGTGGAAGATAATGAAATGAACCAGATGGTTGGGGTGGGGGTCTTGGAGCAAGCCGGTTTTTATGTTGATGTTGCGGATACCGGGGTCAGTGCATTGGAAAAAATTGGTAAGCAGTCTGCCGATGATCAATATCACTTGGTGATCATGGATGTTGAAATGCCGGAGATGAATGGCTTTGAGGCAACCAAAGTCCTTCGATCGCAAGCACAATATGTGAATCTACCCATTATTGCCATGACCGCCCATGCCTTCGAAGAGCAGCGTAATGCCTGTTTTGAAGCGGGCATGAATGACCACATCCCCAAACCAATTGATGCACGGGAGTTAATTTCTACCGTCAATTACTGGATTAGTAAATACGATAATCAGGACGGTTTTCATAAATGACCCGTTAATTTTCCGTCAATCCGTTCCATTCCCTTAACCAGGTCGAAAAATCTTCGGGAGGCAAGGGCTTGGAGATAAAGTACCCCTGCACGAGGTCGATGCCCAATGCCGAAATTCGATCCCAGTCCTCTCGTGTTTCGACCCCCTCGGCAACGGATGCAATGGCCAGTTGTTGGGCAAGTGAAGCGCTGGACTCCAGAATACGTCGAGTTGAATCATTTTCCCCGGCGCCATAAACGAAGGATCTGTCAATTTTCAATTCACTGAAGGGAATGTGCTGAAGCTGACTCATTGAGGAGTAGCCCGTGCCAAAGTCGTCGATG contains these protein-coding regions:
- a CDS encoding DUF4214 domain-containing protein; translated protein: MNGMCLRDYWSNPLKMMCVVVLFVCVIITQKLWANDCESRQYTESERKVADAYIAYYGRPADFEGLKYWSEILEQEGGDISRIIQAFGNSEEFDAAFGDLSNEELIKNLFRQMFGRDPDDAGLAFYLEELESGRRTLQSITLDVLNGAQNKDLQVVENRFELASFYTNLVEQHAEIEYSSQITDNLLDTVTYSKHHQLTCLALYMYYGLIPSEPYIALLDLEPDNNFYITAPEISPAIVYSGIVGTITYPNDNEDYLLLNTKDSEEPIPVLFRLDTVTSQTVGDLDLEVLDESLNQVGLSQNKNTSLGAEQISIDLLPNSVYYVRVYQFGNIDGRPSIRYDLTIILQE
- a CDS encoding type II toxin-antitoxin system MqsA family antitoxin; the protein is MKCPVCGAADLIHDTRDINYSYKGETTTIPSITGEFCPACSEFILDRDEAKMYGDQIRHFNQQVNASIIDPSYISEVRKKLHLDQKQAAEIFGGGVNAFSRYETGKTKPPLSLIKLLKVLDRHPELLNEVRAI
- a CDS encoding type II toxin-antitoxin system MqsR family toxin, with protein sequence MEKRTPHCKLAIVKGLVEQGKLRVTRSAIEGATLLGLDQDDIERTIMNLKSSDFYKSMTTYADHNIWQDVYRPNTSSADIYLKLTVVEDVLVISFKEL
- a CDS encoding HD domain-containing protein encodes the protein MNVHPPLPLIDEILEPWRTVLGDDFQSYRNHCIRMALFCFALKANCTPEEKKKIQIAAAFHDIGIWIENTLDYIPPSVSPAMAYLTEHKLEPWSEEITLMITEHHKLTPYQNGAFPLVEVFRQGDLVDFSLGWVRNGLKKSEVNSIRSSLPNAGFHTMLFKRGFQWFKNHPFNPAPMMKW
- a CDS encoding GlxA family transcriptional regulator, translating into MDKNQSSIKIAYLIPDQYWSSTVTSAVEVFHGMALSARTTRQVNFNRFEISLLRTTRKNISGFSGFKVDTRCFADPAVRDIQFDAVVVPSVWELSGVNLKESRAALDWLRDQHENGSIIAGLVTGVFYLAEAGLLDGREATIHWASVNMFKQRYPNVKVTPQLQMVEADRVITTSSTPATFDVAILLIQRFLGDRAAEFASHYFTIRAKDAPLPRFLEPSCNDTLVDAARDAIRLNYSAEISLDTLAKQLNVTARTLSRRFVSATGHNPIQYLMKQRLNIARSLLQSTDLQIQQIAEQSGFGSATVFCRNFKKEFSQTPSEYRESLPSRR
- a CDS encoding aromatic ring-hydroxylating oxygenase subunit alpha, which gives rise to MDRQTEIRLIKDVLALKAKGETQYHASTQTHSTERYVSDVWFKQELDNIFLGRPMAIGVASEVPNVGDYIALDWIKGMSLLMVRDQHNHIRVFANACRHRNARLVEHGKGGCKKKFSCPYHAWTYSTEGELVGAPDFERGFSDLDKKALGLIEFNSRVVQGIVFVHLDLDQQLPETLLADEMKSGFDFLDIEKQRVYKRRSYVLKANWKILTEGGIEAYHFNVAHRNTLAPFFLGNLSTWETWGGMDMRMILPKKTMLEASSLPEDKWDMRKMANIIYTLSPSLLFLAQPDNISLIRMVPLSPGETRIEEVLLVDAPKNGSNAWSEEELKRHETNHNLVYKILSEDWLLGEAIQANMESGVVKEVHFGRFESALTWFHTEYEKALGLDNRMIARAV
- a CDS encoding histidine kinase dimerization/phospho-acceptor domain-containing protein — encoded protein: MNISNKLGIAFVSSIFLVGFTAYYGMLEVEENFNDVIKSETLKVESALEMEINLNEAGSSLFVYLTDPNPVLLDRFSRDISELHHYFNQIQQEARLAGEGLETLEVVRVKITKFESSAENLISVVDRQNLLILERRSLLDEDIEPLLDNELQPSINENEPDFIDKLRAFMELEINIHELISAVRGYLLRHDAYLKDRIADSISDFEYWHSTLEHLELTPLQHEKFNKLLVYFADIKSMSIQILDMEDRKAAIVLDMEQLMAELDVLFDTKIQRRAENEIVEARAQTLSIITLIEWVIIGTVLLGLIMTYLIISPITRNIRELSRGIVDMRSGNAAAVHIDSKDEFGQLANAFNEMSGAIQEKTKSLEAINTELENQIAMRREAVSDKDKADAANEAKSVFLTSMSHEIRTPLNAVIGLTELTLRSDLSERQREQLKRVVSSGKNLLGLINHILDYSKIEAGDLRLESVDFGLDEVLSSMADIVYLKAEENGSEVIINVKEDVPTRLIGDPLRIGQILINLAGNAAKFTENGNIIITVEK
- a CDS encoding response regulator, translated to MIRICVSDTGIGMSDQEQKKLFNAFVQASDSTSRKYGGTGLGLTISKRLVEAMGGQISVESTEGIGSTFSFTFPLVETEERESAMFLNQLEHGQYPIVIIDDNQAVLDTLERTLTRIGFPVRCIASSVESVVQIVDYISSGQLPKIILVDLIMPEMDGLETIQRFATLTEGQKPEIILMAAHQDVDHFQNGIKVYGIEHILHKPVNTAHLLDTLVDIFKGNKTKKSQKVGSIDVAQTVRAVREGLKLLLVEDNEMNQMVGVGVLEQAGFYVDVADTGVSALEKIGKQSADDQYHLVIMDVEMPEMNGFEATKVLRSQAQYVNLPIIAMTAHAFEEQRNACFEAGMNDHIPKPIDARELISTVNYWISKYDNQDGFHK